Proteins from a single region of Lusitaniella coriacea LEGE 07157:
- a CDS encoding CPBP family intramembrane glutamic endopeptidase encodes MKLKFRRIAAFPTPLRLGLFAIALLGIWLPFALPLFLIFRHDPNLTTILTMGLLAILFIVLLHFWGQYVCREPRIFKHYGLELSRRNGIDLLNGLSIGLLLTFALFALMAGLGWVQFQSASNLGQTIAEGFLSALGIGFAEELVFRGWLLDELERDYSPKTALWTDALAYATLHFLKPISEVIRTLPQFPGLIILGLALVWAKRSRRGRLGITIGLHAGLVWGYYILNIGQILRYTNRVSDWITGVDGNPVAGGMGILFISVLALWARSLQGETG; translated from the coding sequence TTGAAACTTAAATTTCGTCGGATTGCTGCGTTCCCCACTCCCCTTCGGCTGGGGCTTTTCGCGATCGCGCTTCTGGGGATTTGGTTGCCTTTTGCCCTTCCCCTATTCCTCATTTTCCGGCACGATCCTAACCTCACAACCATCCTCACAATGGGATTGCTCGCGATCCTTTTTATCGTTTTGCTGCACTTTTGGGGTCAATACGTTTGCCGAGAGCCGCGAATTTTTAAACACTACGGTTTAGAATTGAGTCGCCGCAACGGGATCGATCTGCTCAATGGGTTGAGTATTGGGCTATTACTCACCTTTGCACTCTTTGCACTGATGGCGGGGTTGGGATGGGTGCAATTTCAATCCGCATCCAATTTAGGACAAACCATTGCAGAGGGATTCCTCAGCGCGTTAGGAATTGGTTTTGCTGAAGAATTGGTTTTTCGCGGCTGGTTACTGGACGAACTCGAACGGGATTACTCCCCAAAAACCGCCCTCTGGACGGATGCTCTTGCTTATGCAACCCTACACTTCCTCAAACCCATCTCAGAGGTGATTCGCACCCTACCGCAGTTTCCCGGTTTAATTATTTTAGGACTCGCTCTCGTTTGGGCAAAGCGATCGCGCCGAGGGCGTTTGGGCATTACAATTGGCTTGCACGCCGGGTTAGTTTGGGGCTATTACATTCTCAATATCGGTCAAATCCTTCGCTACACCAACCGCGTTTCTGATTGGATTACTGGCGTAGATGGCAATCCCGTAGCGGGTGGGATGGGAATTTTATTTATTAGCGTTCTGGCACTTTGGGCGCGATCTCTTCAGGGGGAGACGGGGTGA
- the clpS gene encoding ATP-dependent Clp protease adapter ClpS, with amino-acid sequence MSTEVLTKPTSSTSTVRKPAPRYRVLLHNDDVNSMEYVTQTLMKTVAGMTQAQAVNIMMEAHNNGMALVITCALEHAEFYCETLKNHGLTSTIEPDD; translated from the coding sequence GTGTCTACTGAAGTGCTGACTAAACCTACAAGTTCCACATCCACCGTCCGCAAACCCGCACCTCGCTATCGCGTTCTACTCCACAACGACGATGTTAATTCAATGGAGTATGTCACCCAAACGTTAATGAAAACCGTGGCGGGAATGACCCAGGCACAAGCGGTCAATATTATGATGGAAGCTCATAATAACGGGATGGCTTTGGTCATCACCTGCGCGTTGGAACACGCTGAGTTTTACTGCGAAACTTTGAAAAACCACGGCTTAACCAGCACCATCGAACCGGACGATTAA
- a CDS encoding bifunctional serine/threonine-protein kinase/formylglycine-generating enzyme family protein: MSYCFNPACTQPRNPPNNNFCQTCGTKLLLGNRYRPLKLIGQGGFGRTYLVEDEQKPSRPRCVIKQFYPAGQNDSQKAAELFELEAIRLEQVGTHPQIPTLYDRVKQDNCQYIVQEFIDGKNLAQELKEQGVFKEAQIRDVLKDLLPVLQFLHQGEVIHRDIKPENIICRRQDKRLVLVDFGAAKYATATALAKTGTTIGSAEYVAPEQLKGKATFASDIYSLGATCLHLLVQMSPFDLFDLYEGKWAWRQYLMNNPISPELGKILDKMVQNSLRDRWGTAEEVMVALQASIPMQRKSRAIFSPTTFQTQTSPLQSFEFESVMVQLQQKLFRKNVELQRFPGKAEYFKEDFDNGVSLEMVCIPGGIFWMGSSEWEGNKEESPQHRVRLKPFFLSKYPITQAQWEMVMGNNPSRFKGKNRPVEQVSWYEAEQFCGRLSGQTGKPYRLPSEAEWEYACRGGTATPFHFGETITTDLANYNGRDINVRASKGIYREQTTDVGEFFPNAFGLYDMHGNVREWCADCWHEDYKGAPGDGTPWLAHNRRSPRLLRGGAWLANPDDCRCASRLKYDPDVDDSSIGFRVALSGRRID; this comes from the coding sequence ATGAGCTATTGCTTCAATCCCGCTTGCACTCAGCCACGCAATCCACCGAATAACAATTTCTGTCAAACTTGCGGCACAAAGCTACTTCTGGGCAATCGTTACCGTCCCCTCAAGCTCATTGGTCAAGGGGGTTTTGGACGAACTTATCTCGTGGAGGACGAACAAAAACCCTCCCGTCCTCGCTGCGTCATCAAGCAATTCTATCCCGCAGGACAAAACGATTCTCAAAAAGCTGCCGAACTCTTTGAACTCGAAGCAATTCGCTTAGAACAAGTTGGCACTCATCCTCAAATTCCTACTCTCTACGATCGCGTAAAACAAGATAATTGCCAATATATCGTTCAAGAATTTATTGACGGGAAAAACCTAGCCCAAGAACTGAAGGAACAGGGGGTTTTTAAGGAGGCTCAAATTAGAGATGTGTTAAAAGATTTGCTTCCGGTTTTGCAATTTCTCCACCAAGGGGAGGTCATTCACCGGGATATTAAACCGGAAAATATTATCTGCCGTCGTCAGGATAAACGATTGGTATTAGTGGATTTTGGTGCGGCAAAGTACGCCACAGCAACGGCTTTAGCGAAAACCGGAACCACGATTGGCAGTGCGGAATACGTTGCTCCCGAACAGCTTAAGGGTAAAGCCACGTTTGCTAGCGATATTTATAGTTTAGGGGCAACCTGCTTACACCTGCTTGTGCAAATGTCTCCGTTTGATTTGTTCGATCTTTATGAAGGAAAGTGGGCGTGGCGACAGTATTTGATGAATAATCCGATTAGTCCGGAATTGGGGAAGATTTTGGATAAGATGGTACAAAATTCTTTGCGCGATCGCTGGGGAACCGCAGAGGAGGTGATGGTTGCGCTGCAAGCTTCTATCCCGATGCAACGGAAAAGTAGAGCGATCTTTAGTCCAACAACTTTTCAAACCCAAACTTCACCCCTACAAAGTTTTGAGTTTGAGAGTGTGATGGTTCAATTGCAACAGAAGTTATTTCGCAAAAATGTAGAACTACAGCGTTTTCCTGGCAAAGCGGAGTATTTTAAGGAAGATTTTGATAATGGCGTTTCCCTGGAAATGGTTTGCATTCCTGGGGGGATTTTTTGGATGGGTTCGTCCGAATGGGAAGGAAATAAGGAGGAAAGTCCGCAACACAGAGTGAGGCTCAAACCTTTTTTTCTGAGCAAGTATCCGATTACCCAGGCGCAGTGGGAAATGGTGATGGGGAATAATCCGTCTCGCTTCAAGGGAAAAAATCGCCCTGTCGAGCAAGTTTCGTGGTATGAAGCGGAGCAGTTTTGTGGGCGGTTATCAGGACAAACCGGGAAGCCCTATCGCCTTCCCAGCGAAGCGGAATGGGAATATGCTTGTCGCGGGGGAACTGCGACCCCATTTCATTTTGGGGAAACGATAACAACGGATTTAGCAAATTACAATGGACGCGATATTAATGTGAGGGCTTCTAAGGGAATTTATCGCGAACAAACAACCGATGTGGGCGAATTTTTTCCCAATGCTTTTGGATTATACGATATGCACGGTAATGTTCGAGAATGGTGTGCGGATTGTTGGCATGAGGATTATAAGGGAGCGCCGGGGGATGGAACGCCTTGGCTGGCGCACAATAGACGCTCTCCTAGGCTGCTGCGCGGTGGTGCGTGGTTGGCGAATCCCGATGATTGTCGCTGCGCATCTCGCCTGAAATACGACCCAGATGTGGATGATAGTAGTATTGGGTTTCGGGTGGCGTTGAGCGGTCGTCGGATTGATTGA
- a CDS encoding Uma2 family endonuclease gives MTVATKKLSFAEYLQYDDGTDTVYELVKGKLIPMSLGTGKHSGITKFLERGFDDAIAKIVENWTTQRFAVGVRSPRGGRWDTSRIPDIVALPIPQWESLANREAVIEFNEPPPLLVVEVVSKSTQTTDYRSKRSEYAVLEIPEYWIVDPLQDVITVCTLVEGFYDATEFRGEESIISLTFPELALTAAQVLGD, from the coding sequence ATGACAGTCGCAACGAAAAAACTCTCCTTTGCCGAATATCTCCAGTACGACGACGGTACGGACACAGTATATGAATTAGTAAAGGGAAAATTAATTCCCATGAGTTTGGGTACGGGAAAGCACAGCGGAATCACTAAATTCTTAGAACGAGGATTTGATGACGCGATCGCGAAAATCGTTGAAAATTGGACAACACAACGGTTTGCTGTTGGCGTGCGTTCGCCTCGTGGGGGACGTTGGGACACCTCAAGAATTCCCGATATCGTCGCTCTTCCCATCCCCCAGTGGGAAAGTCTTGCCAATCGAGAAGCAGTTATCGAATTCAACGAACCCCCTCCCCTTCTCGTCGTGGAAGTGGTCAGCAAATCGACGCAAACCACAGACTACCGCAGCAAGCGTTCTGAGTACGCCGTTCTTGAAATTCCCGAATATTGGATCGTTGACCCGCTTCAGGATGTTATTACAGTTTGTACGCTGGTGGAGGGGTTTTACGATGCTACCGAGTTTCGAGGGGAAGAATCCATTATCTCTCTCACCTTTCCAGAATTAGCGTTGACTGCGGCACAAGTTCTTGGGGATTAA
- a CDS encoding XisI protein, which produces MDELAWYRDILQAIVHQYAQFTPSHGQIEALAICDIPSDNYLLIDTGWDNTGRVHAVVFHLRLVGDEIWLEVDGTTPGIAQELLEHGVEKEDIILGFYRPERRKIVDFSLA; this is translated from the coding sequence ATGGATGAGTTAGCTTGGTATCGAGATATTCTACAAGCCATCGTTCATCAATACGCTCAGTTTACCCCCAGTCACGGACAAATTGAAGCGCTAGCAATTTGTGATATTCCCTCTGATAATTATCTGTTAATCGATACGGGGTGGGATAATACGGGACGAGTTCACGCCGTTGTATTTCATCTGCGCTTGGTGGGAGATGAAATCTGGCTGGAAGTAGACGGAACAACCCCAGGTATTGCCCAAGAGTTGCTGGAACATGGGGTTGAGAAGGAAGATATTATTTTGGGGTTTTATCGTCCTGAGAGAAGAAAGATTGTCGATTTTTCGTTGGCGTAG
- a CDS encoding nSTAND1 domain-containing NTPase → MDRYALVIGISQYQSATLSPLPKAAMDAENVAQLLEKRGNFRVERLPRVWNRSQNRFEVGDLPVTRTEVIDALKTLLLKCATNSEALIYFSGHGFKIYDELDEQQGFLAASDTQIEGSGDRATRQQNGISLEFLDRVIKKCQIARLVMLLDCCHSGEAIARESLQKTLAEFSRGADYYLIAACRNFEIARSLKGQPHSIFTGALLAGLAPENADSEGNITGDRLFDYIQQRLKGSRQQPVRLGGGRSIALVNYPQQESRATIPFQQENPYLGLQAFDLEQAMYFHGRDRAIRALRERLLDNRFLAVIGASGCGKSSLVKAGLIYSLKNSPLLDSSDWEIATLNPGDSPLERLIETLAPLHDRAKPFLLFVDQFEEIFTLCKDDEQRKSFFRLMQEEATTIERQGRVIVAIRGDFLDRCAEYQEVASLINRTQPTTYFVEPLSLEELQRAIAQPATQHGVTFDPGLISKMAEDVFSHPGALPLLQYALRELWHVCIEETKTPQPHLTWQGYEQIGKVGGALDKSANSIYNSLSSDAQQACVRRLFLELVELGEGETVTRRRVTKESLNAVTDSSEQLEKLLGQLAKHRLLFVTTDKKGRDEFITYVEVTHEALLSKWEMLKKWIEENRDAIRLKRRFEADFLEWRDRYNRSEEALLGGLRLSDVVEWRRETHPRLSEESEAFIEASLAQREREQQEKLAAAEAKAKAEEERAKEAEARALAELEMKVEAEKRAEAEQGRTQEAEARVKVQKRATISAIAAGVVVACLLGAGGTLYTQKAASDAAAIGFLIGKAKQLLETGNQLEALIASVEALREIEKTRKQNSEEFRRIKSIVAQIKEVNRLQHNSVLSSVDFSPDGKFIMSGDRDGQIWLRSPEGKLHKKITGQQAHKKPIWGIEFSPDNQTIVSASSDTTIKVWDKNLTLKKILKHSASLYDIKFHPLNTNFIASTSADGKIIIWDIEEGRPIREAPPQQAILNLDFNHDGSKIAFTSASEVKIWNLSSDEIEPIGSHRQASSVKFNPAKHNILASSSLYGNKIKIWDLEKGSHQTIVMSDEDSSHGLDFSSNGEKIVSAGVYQGIKVWSLSNLKMIENLKGHKDEIMSAKFHPTDPEGEVLISASEDKTIRIWRIDNQEKLKQLNLTTLMNYSCDRLKEYVKNQEKFKEEKQKINKICTI, encoded by the coding sequence GTGGATCGATACGCTCTTGTCATCGGAATTAGTCAATACCAGAGTGCTACGCTATCGCCTTTACCCAAGGCTGCAATGGACGCAGAGAATGTTGCGCAGCTTTTGGAAAAACGAGGGAATTTCCGGGTTGAACGCCTTCCCAGAGTGTGGAATCGATCGCAAAATAGATTTGAAGTGGGGGATTTACCTGTTACTCGAACGGAAGTTATTGATGCGCTTAAAACCCTCTTATTAAAATGCGCAACGAACAGCGAAGCACTGATTTATTTTTCCGGTCATGGGTTTAAGATTTATGATGAGTTGGACGAGCAGCAGGGGTTTTTAGCTGCGTCAGACACGCAAATTGAAGGTTCAGGCGATCGCGCGACGAGACAACAGAACGGAATCAGTTTGGAATTCCTCGATCGCGTTATTAAAAAGTGCCAAATTGCGCGGTTGGTGATGCTCTTAGATTGCTGTCATAGCGGCGAGGCGATCGCGCGGGAATCTTTGCAAAAAACCCTCGCTGAGTTTAGCCGGGGTGCGGACTATTATTTAATTGCAGCGTGTCGCAATTTTGAGATCGCGCGATCGCTCAAAGGACAACCCCACTCCATTTTTACAGGCGCGTTGCTCGCGGGGTTAGCGCCGGAAAATGCAGACAGCGAGGGGAACATCACCGGAGATCGCCTGTTCGATTATATTCAGCAACGACTTAAAGGTTCTCGTCAGCAACCCGTGCGTTTGGGGGGAGGACGTTCGATCGCGCTCGTTAATTATCCCCAACAAGAAAGTCGCGCCACCATTCCCTTTCAACAGGAAAATCCTTACTTGGGATTGCAAGCCTTTGACCTCGAACAGGCGATGTATTTTCATGGACGCGATCGCGCGATTCGAGCATTACGAGAGAGATTATTAGATAATCGCTTCCTCGCAGTCATTGGTGCATCCGGTTGCGGAAAATCCTCCCTGGTGAAAGCAGGACTCATTTACTCCCTTAAAAATTCTCCCCTTCTCGATAGCAGCGATTGGGAAATTGCCACCCTAAACCCCGGCGATTCTCCCCTAGAACGCTTAATTGAAACCCTTGCGCCGCTACACGATCGCGCCAAACCCTTCCTCCTCTTCGTCGATCAATTTGAGGAAATTTTCACCCTTTGTAAAGACGACGAACAGCGTAAATCCTTCTTCCGTTTGATGCAAGAAGAAGCAACCACCATCGAACGCCAGGGACGAGTCATTGTCGCAATTCGCGGCGACTTCCTTGATCGCTGTGCGGAATATCAAGAAGTTGCATCCTTAATTAATCGCACCCAACCCACCACCTATTTTGTTGAACCCCTTTCCTTAGAAGAATTGCAACGCGCGATCGCGCAACCCGCAACCCAACACGGCGTTACCTTCGATCCCGGACTCATTTCTAAAATGGCGGAAGACGTTTTCTCCCATCCCGGCGCGCTTCCCCTCCTACAATACGCACTGCGGGAATTGTGGCACGTCTGCATTGAGGAAACAAAAACCCCCCAACCCCACTTAACTTGGCAAGGATACGAACAAATTGGGAAAGTTGGCGGCGCATTGGACAAAAGCGCAAACTCGATCTACAACAGTCTGAGTTCTGACGCGCAGCAAGCTTGCGTGCGACGACTCTTTCTCGAATTGGTGGAGTTGGGAGAAGGGGAAACTGTCACGCGGCGCAGAGTGACGAAGGAGAGTTTAAACGCCGTTACAGACTCGTCAGAACAGTTGGAAAAACTTCTAGGACAGCTCGCCAAACACCGCTTGCTATTCGTGACAACCGATAAGAAAGGACGCGACGAGTTTATCACCTACGTGGAAGTCACCCACGAAGCCTTACTCTCCAAGTGGGAAATGCTCAAAAAGTGGATTGAAGAGAATCGGGATGCAATTCGCTTGAAGCGGCGGTTTGAGGCTGATTTTCTGGAATGGCGCGATCGTTACAATCGTTCGGAGGAGGCGCTGTTAGGGGGGTTGCGCTTAAGCGATGTGGTGGAGTGGCGACGAGAGACTCATCCCCGCTTATCTGAAGAATCCGAAGCGTTTATTGAAGCGAGTTTGGCACAGAGGGAACGAGAACAGCAAGAAAAACTTGCAGCCGCAGAAGCCAAGGCGAAAGCGGAGGAAGAACGCGCCAAAGAAGCAGAAGCGAGAGCATTAGCAGAATTGGAGATGAAGGTTGAGGCGGAAAAAAGAGCGGAAGCGGAACAGGGACGCACACAAGAGGCGGAAGCGAGGGTTAAAGTACAGAAGCGAGCAACAATATCCGCGATCGCCGCAGGAGTCGTTGTTGCTTGTCTCTTAGGAGCAGGAGGAACGCTTTATACCCAAAAAGCAGCCAGCGATGCAGCCGCGATCGGATTTCTAATTGGTAAAGCAAAACAACTTTTAGAAACTGGCAATCAACTTGAAGCTTTGATAGCTAGTGTAGAAGCACTGCGTGAAATCGAAAAAACGAGAAAACAAAATTCAGAAGAATTCAGAAGGATTAAATCTATCGTTGCTCAAATTAAGGAAGTCAATCGATTGCAGCACAATAGCGTTCTTAGTTCAGTTGATTTTAGTCCTGATGGTAAATTTATCATGTCTGGCGATCGAGATGGTCAGATTTGGCTTCGGAGTCCAGAGGGGAAGTTGCATAAAAAAATCACGGGACAGCAGGCTCACAAAAAACCAATTTGGGGTATAGAATTTAGTCCTGATAACCAAACAATTGTTTCTGCTAGTAGCGATACAACGATTAAGGTTTGGGATAAAAATTTAACACTCAAGAAAATATTAAAACACTCTGCTTCACTTTACGATATTAAATTTCATCCCCTCAATACAAATTTTATTGCATCAACCAGTGCTGATGGGAAAATAATCATTTGGGATATTGAAGAAGGAAGACCAATTAGGGAGGCTCCACCTCAGCAAGCCATTCTCAATCTAGATTTCAATCATGATGGCTCTAAAATTGCTTTTACAAGTGCTTCAGAAGTAAAAATATGGAACTTGAGTAGCGACGAAATCGAACCAATTGGCAGTCACCGACAAGCTAGTTCTGTTAAATTCAATCCTGCAAAACATAATATATTGGCATCTAGCAGCCTTTATGGAAATAAAATCAAAATATGGGATTTAGAAAAAGGGAGTCACCAAACAATAGTTATGAGCGATGAAGATTCTTCTCACGGCTTGGATTTTAGCTCAAATGGCGAGAAAATTGTTTCCGCAGGAGTTTATCAAGGTATCAAAGTCTGGTCTTTATCAAATTTGAAGATGATAGAAAATCTGAAAGGTCATAAAGACGAAATTATGTCTGCTAAATTTCATCCCACTGACCCAGAAGGAGAAGTATTAATATCTGCTAGTGAAGATAAAACGATAAGAATTTGGAGAATTGACAATCAGGAAAAATTGAAACAATTAAATTTAACCACTCTTATGAATTATAGTTGTGATAGATTGAAGGAGTATGTAAAAAACCAAGAAAAATTTAAAGAAGAGAAGCAAAAAATCAATAAAATTTGCACAATTTAA
- a CDS encoding CU044_2847 family protein — MSATQQLFFQADGEVRKLNVETTIIEKTPAEGNYDPYDEERSINITAQMEQAQQLIRNYTDYVLKSFKDFGAAEVQGIKLKFGVKLGGNAGIPYITQGSAESNLAIEVECKFPDNSK; from the coding sequence ATGTCAGCAACCCAACAATTATTCTTTCAAGCAGATGGCGAAGTTCGCAAGCTTAATGTGGAGACAACTATTATTGAAAAAACTCCGGCTGAAGGAAATTACGATCCCTACGATGAGGAAAGAAGCATCAATATCACCGCTCAAATGGAGCAAGCACAGCAACTAATTCGCAACTACACTGACTATGTTTTGAAATCTTTTAAGGATTTTGGAGCGGCAGAAGTACAAGGGATTAAGTTGAAGTTTGGCGTGAAACTTGGCGGAAACGCAGGAATTCCTTATATTACACAAGGAAGTGCCGAGAGCAATTTAGCCATTGAAGTTGAGTGCAAGTTTCCGGATAATTCTAAATAA
- the bchI gene encoding magnesium chelatase ATPase subunit I has protein sequence MTVTAPAPPKTRRVVFPFTAIVGQEEMKLALLLNVIDPTIGGVMIMGDRGTGKSTTIRALADLLPEIDVVADDPFNSSPEDPDLMSDEVRQKVAQQIPLTIAQKKVQMVDLPLGATEDRVCGTIDIEKALSEGVKAFEPGLLAKANRGILYVDEVNLLDDHLVDVLLDSAASGWNTVEREGISIRHPARFVLVGSGNPEEGELRPQLLDRFGMHAEIRTVKEPPLRVQIVEQRADFDRNPPEFCNKYQTEQEALQQRLVKAQTLLPKVNLDYDLRVKISEVCSELDVDGLRGDIVTNRAAKALAAFEGREEVTVDDIRRAIVLCLRHRLRKDPLESIDSGYKVEKAFNRVFGIEANEE, from the coding sequence ATGACTGTAACTGCTCCAGCGCCCCCCAAAACTCGCCGCGTCGTTTTCCCCTTCACCGCTATCGTCGGTCAGGAAGAGATGAAACTCGCCCTGCTGTTGAACGTCATTGACCCCACCATTGGCGGCGTAATGATTATGGGCGATCGCGGAACCGGAAAATCTACCACCATTCGCGCCCTCGCCGACCTTTTGCCAGAAATTGACGTGGTTGCGGACGATCCCTTCAACAGTTCCCCCGAAGACCCAGACTTAATGAGCGACGAAGTGCGCCAAAAGGTCGCGCAACAAATTCCCCTCACCATCGCTCAGAAAAAAGTGCAAATGGTCGATCTTCCCCTCGGCGCGACGGAAGACCGCGTGTGCGGCACGATTGACATCGAAAAAGCCCTCTCAGAAGGGGTAAAAGCCTTTGAACCCGGACTGCTGGCAAAAGCCAACCGAGGCATTCTCTACGTAGATGAAGTGAATCTGCTCGACGACCACCTCGTAGACGTTCTCCTCGACTCCGCCGCCAGTGGTTGGAATACCGTAGAACGGGAAGGAATTTCCATTCGCCACCCCGCACGCTTCGTTTTAGTGGGTTCTGGAAACCCCGAAGAAGGAGAATTGCGACCGCAACTCCTCGACCGCTTTGGAATGCACGCGGAAATTCGCACCGTGAAAGAACCCCCTCTGCGCGTGCAAATCGTCGAACAACGCGCCGACTTCGACCGCAACCCCCCCGAATTTTGCAATAAATATCAAACCGAACAAGAAGCCTTGCAACAGCGCCTCGTCAAAGCACAAACCTTATTGCCTAAAGTGAATCTCGACTACGACTTGCGCGTAAAAATCTCCGAGGTTTGTTCCGAACTCGATGTGGATGGATTGCGGGGAGATATCGTCACCAACCGCGCTGCAAAAGCCCTAGCTGCCTTTGAGGGACGCGAAGAAGTGACCGTTGATGATATTCGTCGCGCGATCGTTCTGTGCCTGCGCCATCGATTGCGCAAAGACCCCCTCGAATCCATCGATTCGGGTTATAAAGTGGAGAAAGCCTTCAATCGCGTTTTTGGCATTGAAGCAAATGAGGAGTAA
- a CDS encoding ABC transporter ATP-binding protein: MIERKEPLIELKGVSKSFGSTVVLHKVDLTIYKGEALVIIGPSGTGKSTILRIVAGLLDADEGEVYIKGQRRRGMIEDKQDPIGIGMVFQQAALFDSLTVGENVGFILYQHSALPQKRIEALVDRKLEMVGLEGTRDRYPAQLSGGMRKRVSFARAIMSNPDDPQMNPELILYDEPTAGLDPIASTVIEDLVRHLQRTADSCSTYVMVSHQESTIRRTADRVVFLSEGKVQWQESVDLLDTTDNPWVRQFFSASTEGPIHIIN, from the coding sequence ATGATTGAGCGCAAAGAACCCTTAATCGAACTCAAGGGAGTGAGTAAGTCCTTTGGTAGTACCGTGGTTCTCCACAAAGTTGACCTAACCATCTACAAAGGGGAAGCACTGGTGATTATCGGGCCCTCTGGGACGGGGAAATCGACGATCTTGCGGATTGTGGCGGGGTTATTGGATGCCGACGAAGGGGAAGTGTATATCAAAGGTCAGCGTCGCCGGGGCATGATTGAAGATAAGCAAGATCCCATTGGCATTGGGATGGTTTTTCAACAAGCTGCTCTTTTTGATTCCCTGACAGTGGGGGAGAATGTCGGGTTTATTCTTTACCAGCACTCCGCCTTACCCCAGAAACGCATTGAAGCGTTGGTAGATCGAAAATTAGAAATGGTGGGATTGGAAGGAACGCGCGATCGTTATCCCGCGCAACTTTCCGGCGGAATGCGCAAGCGCGTTAGCTTTGCACGGGCGATTATGTCAAACCCCGACGATCCCCAAATGAATCCAGAATTAATTCTCTACGACGAACCCACTGCGGGATTAGACCCCATTGCCTCAACGGTGATTGAAGACTTAGTTCGTCACTTGCAACGAACTGCGGATAGTTGCAGCACTTATGTGATGGTGTCCCACCAAGAAAGTACCATTCGCCGCACCGCCGATCGCGTGGTCTTTCTCTCAGAAGGGAAAGTTCAATGGCAAGAAAGCGTCGATCTTCTCGACACCACAGACAACCCTTGGGTGCGACAATTTTTTAGCGCCAGTACAGAAGGGCCCATCCACATCATCAATTGA